The DNA segment CTGTGTCCTGATATTTCACATGCACCATTCCATTACCGATGGCATGGGGTTTCTAAAAATCCTTCAGGCAGTATTTGACGAGGGCCCGGAACCGTTTGTCACCACCGGTTCCGGCACAGGTCTGGCAACACCTCGGCAATTGCCCGGAGCGTTCGAGCGCACACGCGCAGCTTTTCGCGAGTGGTTTGCCAATCGCTCCAGATCTCGGAGAGGTGGTGAGACAGCGCTCGAAGCCAAAGAGCGAAAACTCCGCGAGAAGAAACAGCTTCTTGCGTTCAATTCGGCGATGAAAGAACTGTTTACAGCAAAGGGCATTCACTTACCGTTTAACGCGCCACTATCGGGACGCATTCACCACAGCAGCGTCGTCTTCGATCTGGACGAACTCCGCGGCATCGCACGTGCCGTACCGTGCACTGTCAACGACGTACTACTTGCCGTGTTGGCGGGAGCGATTGACCGGTTAGCGCACGAACTCGCTCTGGATGTCTCAGGCACGTGTTGCCGCGTCTATCAGGCGGCGAATACCCGCGCTGCGCACGACGCGGAGTCCTGGGGGAACCGGCTTTCTTTCATTCCTGCGCTATTGCCCCTTGGCCTAAGGGATCCGCGCGAGAGACTTTGCGCTATTTCTGCATACACCAGAAAGACGAAAGAGAACGGCGTCCGTGAAGCGGCAGATAGAATTATCCGCACCTTTCAAGCGGCAACCCCGCCACCACTCGCAAAGCTGGGTGTACGCGTCGCGTTTTCTCAGTTTGCCCAGGCGCTCGGGCGTCTTAACAAACGGCCCCCAGTTTTTAACCTATACATGTCCAATGTCAGGCTTCCGCAATTCAATACGTTCTTGGGAGGGAAGCGCATGACTGAACTCGTAGGTCTGGCGCCACTCGTTCCCAATACCGGACTGACTTTGACTGCAGCTGCTTTCGATAAGTGCGTTAGCGTGGGTATTCTGGCCGATGCCGTATCCCTCCCCGATGTGGACGGGTTTGCAGCAAAACTGACCGCCGCCTACCTCGAACTCAGGTCTGGTTTGCATCAAGAGGCCGTATCCACTCCATGACCCGCACCTCTGGTTCAAGATACTGAAGTGCTCGCCGGTTACTCTCTAGAGGTGAATTCGTCAAGGTTCATAAGAACCCGCGCGACTGCTGTATAGGCCGCAGCTTCCGCGCTTGTTGTCCCATCAGGACAGCTGGATCCTGCTGCCTCGCTGGCCGATGCGGGGTTCTGTTCGAATGCCGCACGTTGGTCAGCAAGCAGCTTTTCGAGCTCGCCAAGCTCTGCATCACTGGGTTCTCGCGATAGACAGACTCGGAACGCATAATTCAATCGCTGACCGGGATCGCAGCCTCCCCGAGTGAGTATTCGTCTCCCCAATGCCTGGGCACACTCGTTGAATACGGGATCGTTGAGCAGCGTTAACGCCTGGAGCGGCGTGTTGGAACGCGTGCGCCGGATGCATGTCACATTGGAATCCGGACAGTCGAACGTCATCAGCATCGGATACGGGACCGTTCGCTGGAAGAAGATATACAACCCGCGCCGGTACTTGTCGTTGCCTTGACTCTCCGGCCAGCGCACCGATCCGGCGTAACCCAATTCCGCTACACCCTTGGGCAGCGGAGGGCGCACACTGGGTCCGCCGACAGCGGGGTTTAGCAAACCGCTCGCCGCCAGAAACAGGTCGCGGCTGATTTCGGCTTCGTTGCGAAAACGGCCCTGCCTAGCGAGCAGGACATTAAGCGGATCGCGGTCAACAAGGTCTTCGCGAATATTCGATGACTGCCGATACGTCGCCGATGTCACAATCAGGCGGATCATATCCTTCATGCTCCAGCCCCGCGCTATAAACTCGGTCGCAAGCCAGTCGAGCAGTTCGGGGTGCGACGGCAATTCGCCGCGCGTGCCGAAGTCATTGCTGGTAAACACGAGCCCGCGTCCAAACAAATGGTCCCACATCCGATTGACCGTCACGCGGGCCGTCAGGGGATTGGCGGGATCGACCAGCCAGCGCGCCAGATCGAGCCGGTCGGCCTTTTCGCCTCGAGGCTTCAACGGCGGCAATATCGAGAATGTACCGGCTTGCACGGCATCTCCCGGACGTAGGAAATCGCCCCGGATGTGGATGTGTGTTTCCGGCGGAGTTGGATTTTCCGCGATAGTCTGCGCTTGGGTCGCGGGCTGTTGCGGCGCGGCTTTGATATGCGCGTCAAGCGCGGCCTTGAGTTCGCGCATTCTCGAATCAAGTGTACCGTAGTATTCGAGAAGCATGGACTTCTGGGCATCCGTACGTTGTTCGGGCGCGGTCTTTAACGCAACGCGCACTTCGTCAGGCAATTGCAGTAGGTTCCGGGGACTTCGCGTCGCGGAGATCCGGAATCGGCCAATCGTGTAGTTCTCTTGGTATTGTTGGTCCAGCGTGAACGTGAAAATCGTACCCTCGGAGAATCCGGCGTCGTTGACGGTCGCGAATACGGCGGATTGACTCACGCCCGCGCCGTCACGCGGTGCAATCGCCCAGCCGGACTTGCGGTTGTCGTCGATGGCGCCAGCCACATCAAAACCGTCTTGCGAGTACGAAGCGATGGCTTGCGCAAATGGAACGGGCTCAGTTGTACCCGGGTCCTTCGGGCGCGCGGCCTTCACGCTGAATCCCGTGAGCACCAAATTGCCGTCGGCTGCGCGGCCTGGACCGTTTTGAGGCAGGCTCGCATCGGTGAGCGTCTCAAGCCGAAACGCCGTGACTCCCGTCAGATCGGTTGTGACGTTGACCGTGTACGCGTCGCGCGCGGGTTGCTGGCCGCTCACGAGAATCGAGTCATCCTCTTGCTTCGTCAAAGTAGCGCCGCCCGTAGAAATGAAGCCTGCGGGTTTCAATGGCAGCCACTCGGGATCGGTCAAGTCTTGTTTCGCGGCCCAAGCGTTCATACTGGCCTCAAGTTCCGGCTTGTACGCATCAATAGCCTTCTGCAATTCGGCCTGACGTGCCTCGTGGGAGGCTTTGGCCTGCTTGTACGCTTCCACCTCGGGGTCGAGCGGAGCGGGGATGTCCTTCTCCATGCCGGTGTTGAAGAAGGCGTAGAGTTGGTAGTACTCCTTCTGTGAAATCGGGTCGTACTTATGCGAATGGCATTGTGCACAAGCTACTGTTAACCCAAGGAACACGGCGCCCGTCGTGTTTGTGCGGTCGACCACCTGCTCGACGCGGAACTGCTCCGGATCGACTCCGCCTTCCTTGTTCGTCAGAGTATTGCGATGGAAACCGGTAGCCACCTTGTCTTCGGTCGTCGAGCCCGGCACAAGGTCGCCGGCCAACTGAAGTACGGTGAATTGATCGAACGGCAAATCACGGTTCAGCGCGTCGATTACCCAATTGCGATAACGCCACGCATACGGGCGGACCGTGTCCTTTTCAAACCCATCGCTGTCCGCGTACCGCGCCTCGTCCAGCCAATGACGGCCCCAACGCTCGCCAAAGTGCGGCGATGCGAGCAAGCGATTCACCAATGCCTCATAAGCATAAGGCGATGGATCGTTCACAAAGGCGTCGACTTCTTCTGGCAACGGCGGCAGGCCGATTAGGTCCAGGCTAAGGCGGCGAATGAGCGTGTAGCGGTCTGCCTCGGATGAAGGCTTAATCCCTTCCTTCTCCAGACGCGCCAGGATGAACGCGTCAATCGGATTCCGTATCCAGGCTGAATCATTCACTGCGGGTGGGTTGCTACGAATGGGCGCCTTGAACGCCCAATGATCGGACTTGGGCGCCGTAT comes from the Candidatus Hydrogenedentota bacterium genome and includes:
- a CDS encoding WS/DGAT domain-containing protein, translated to MVACNRLNPMDATLLYLESPMYSSTIGLICRFEGPLAFDAYVQDFRCRRIEKLQRFRQVIVPVPFTLAHPSWEDDPGFCLDKHLRHVRLEHPGSEEQLREVSNRVLEERFDFTRSPWNIVFVDGLHDGTCVLIFHMHHSITDGMGFLKILQAVFDEGPEPFVTTGSGTGLATPRQLPGAFERTRAAFREWFANRSRSRRGGETALEAKERKLREKKQLLAFNSAMKELFTAKGIHLPFNAPLSGRIHHSSVVFDLDELRGIARAVPCTVNDVLLAVLAGAIDRLAHELALDVSGTCCRVYQAANTRAAHDAESWGNRLSFIPALLPLGLRDPRERLCAISAYTRKTKENGVREAADRIIRTFQAATPPPLAKLGVRVAFSQFAQALGRLNKRPPVFNLYMSNVRLPQFNTFLGGKRMTELVGLAPLVPNTGLTLTAAAFDKCVSVGILADAVSLPDVDGFAAKLTAAYLELRSGLHQEAVSTP
- a CDS encoding DUF1553 domain-containing protein: MKRLFFCCLCVCVVGSFSLADEQAPPAPVAEGASAASPPSSQGDVPSVDFERDIRPIFATHCVGCHGPEKQKAGLRLDVKDDALRGSDSGPVIQPGEAVHSKLVALITEAEPGKVMPPNGAPLTADHVKLITAWIDAGATWPDTPPAQDTAPKSDHWAFKAPIRSNPPAVNDSAWIRNPIDAFILARLEKEGIKPSSEADRYTLIRRLSLDLIGLPPLPEEVDAFVNDPSPYAYEALVNRLLASPHFGERWGRHWLDEARYADSDGFEKDTVRPYAWRYRNWVIDALNRDLPFDQFTVLQLAGDLVPGSTTEDKVATGFHRNTLTNKEGGVDPEQFRVEQVVDRTNTTGAVFLGLTVACAQCHSHKYDPISQKEYYQLYAFFNTGMEKDIPAPLDPEVEAYKQAKASHEARQAELQKAIDAYKPELEASMNAWAAKQDLTDPEWLPLKPAGFISTGGATLTKQEDDSILVSGQQPARDAYTVNVTTDLTGVTAFRLETLTDASLPQNGPGRAADGNLVLTGFSVKAARPKDPGTTEPVPFAQAIASYSQDGFDVAGAIDDNRKSGWAIAPRDGAGVSQSAVFATVNDAGFSEGTIFTFTLDQQYQENYTIGRFRISATRSPRNLLQLPDEVRVALKTAPEQRTDAQKSMLLEYYGTLDSRMRELKAALDAHIKAAPQQPATQAQTIAENPTPPETHIHIRGDFLRPGDAVQAGTFSILPPLKPRGEKADRLDLARWLVDPANPLTARVTVNRMWDHLFGRGLVFTSNDFGTRGELPSHPELLDWLATEFIARGWSMKDMIRLIVTSATYRQSSNIREDLVDRDPLNVLLARQGRFRNEAEISRDLFLAASGLLNPAVGGPSVRPPLPKGVAELGYAGSVRWPESQGNDKYRRGLYIFFQRTVPYPMLMTFDCPDSNVTCIRRTRSNTPLQALTLLNDPVFNECAQALGRRILTRGGCDPGQRLNYAFRVCLSREPSDAELGELEKLLADQRAAFEQNPASASEAAGSSCPDGTTSAEAAAYTAVARVLMNLDEFTSRE